The window CGCTCGCAATCGTGCTCGTCTCGATTCTGCGCGGAGTCCGGTACGGGGCACTCGCGGGACTCGTCGATCTGGCCGGGCTCGTCGCCACGTACCTCGCGGCCGCCGCGGTCTACCCGAAGGGTGCCGAATATCTCCGCCAGGTCCCGGGTCTCACCCGGTCGTGGCAGGGGCTCGTCGCCTTCCTCGTGATCTGGCTGGTGCTGTACTTCCCGCTCGGCATCCTGATCAGGTGGATCTTCGCCCGGGCGAAGTTTCCCGGATCCGGCCTGCTCGGCGGCGTCCTCGGCGTGGCGCGCGGGCTCGTGCTGACCGCGGCGCTGCTGCTGCTCGCGCTCGCCGCCCCGTTTCGCCACGTTGTCGCCTCGGACGCCCACCGCTCGCAGGTGGCTCCCTATTTGCTGACAGGCAGCGAGCGCGTCCAGACGGCGCTGCTGCCCGCGCTGCCGGTGCACGTCCCGCGCCTGGGACCGGGGGGCGCGGACTTCTGAGCACCACGGGGGGGCGCGCGCCCCAACGCCGCGGGCGCGGCGCCCGCTCGAGGCGGCCGCTCCCGCCTCGATGATCGTCCGGAACGTCGATCTCGCGCGTCTGTTGTCGGAGATCGCCGACTTTCTCGAGCTCAAACAGGAGTCGTCGTTTCGCGTCACGGCCTACCGCCGCGGCGCCCGGGCGATCGAAGGCCTCGGGGAAGACGTCGCCGCGATCGCCGGGCGGGGCGAACTGCGGAAGATCGCCGGCGTCGGCCCGGGCCTTGCCGAGAAGATCGACGAATACCTCCGGACCGGCGAGATCGCCTATCATCGCGAGCTGCAGGTCGAGCTCCCGGCCGGCCTGCCCGAGCTGATGACCATTCCCGAGATCGGACCCAAGACGGCGCTGCTGCTGTACCGCGAATTGGGCGTCACGGACATCGACACCCTCGCGCAGGCGTGCCGCGACGGCCGCCTGCGCACGCTCCCGCGTCTCGGGGCCCGCACCGAGGCCAACATCCTGCGGGGGATCGAGCGGCGCCGGACGCAGGGCACGCGGCACGCCATGGCGGCGGTGCGGCCGCTCGTCGACGTGGTGACCGCCGCGCTCGGCCGGATCCCCGGCGTCGAGGCCGTGAGCGAGGCCGGGAGCCTGCGCCGCATGCGCGACACGGTGGCCGACATCGACATCGTGGTCGCGACGGCGGACGCGGCGGCCGTCACGACCGCGCTCGTCGCGCTCCCCCAGGTCGCGGAGGTCCTCGCGAAGGGTCCGACCCGTGTGAGCATCCTGCTCGGACGGACGGCCGTGCAGTGCGACGTGCGCATCGTCGAGCCGGGATCGTACGGCGCGGCGCTGCAGTACTTCACCGGCAGCAAGGAGCACAACGTGCGCCTCCGCGAGATGGCGGTGCGCCGCGGGCTGCGGATCAACGAGTACGGCGTCTTCGACGTGGCCACCGAGCGGCGGCTCGCCGGGGCGACCGAAGAGGACGTGTACGGCGCGGTCGGCCTGCCCTGGATCCCGCCGGAGATCCGGGAAAACCAAGGCGAGATCGAGGCGGCGCGGCGCGGCGAGCTGCCGGCCCTCGTCGCGCTCGGGGACATCCGCGGCGACCTGCACATGCACACCGAGTGGAGCGACGGCCGCGATTCCGCCGGCGTGATGGCCCGGGCCGCGGCGGCGCGCGGCTACGCGTACTGCTGCATCACCGACCATTCCCAGTCGCTCAAGTTCGCGCGCGGCGTGACGGTGGACGACCTGCGGGCGCACGCGGCGTCGGTGCGCGGGCTGTCCGACACGGCCGGCACCCGCGTGCTGATGGGCGCGGAGGTGGACATTCTGGGCGACGGGTCCCTCGATTACCCCGACGAGGTCCTGGCGGAGCTGGACGTGGTGATCGGGTCCGTGCACAGCCGGTTCAAAATGCCGCGCGACGAAATGACCCGCCGCATCGTGCGCGCGCTCGAGCACCCGCATCTCGACGTGCTGGGCCATCCCACCGGGCGGCTGGTCGGCGAACGGCCCCCGTACGATCTCGACATCGAAGCCGTCATCGAGGCCGCCCGGCGCACCGAGACGGCGCTGGAGATCAACGCGTCGCCGGACCGGCTCGATCTGCCCGACGTCCACGTGCGCCTGGCCCGCGACCGCGGCGTGTTCGTGGCGATCGGCACCGACGCCCATCAGAAGGCGCACCTCGGATTCATGCCCTACGGCGTCGGTGTCGCCCGGCGCGGCTGGATGGACGCGGCCCAGGTCATCAACGCGTGGCCGCTCGCCACGCTGCTGGAATTCCTGGGGCGGTAGGGCCGGGCGGAAGGTGCGGGTGGCCGGCCGCCGTCTTCAACGGGCGTTCTTTGCGCGCCCGACGCTCGCAGTCGCCCGCGATCTCCTCGGATGCTACCTCGTGCACGAGACGCCCCGCGGCCGGCTCGCCGGCCGGCTCGTGGAGGTGGAAGCGTACCTCGGACCGCGCGATCCCGCCAGCCACGCCTACCGCCGCACGCCGCGCAGCGAGGTGATGTGGGGAGCGCCCGGCACGGCCTACGTGTACTTCAGTTACGGCAACCACGCGTGCCTCAATATCGTGACGGCGCCGGAAGGGACGGCCGGAGCCGTGCTGCTGCGCGCCATCGAGCCGGTTCGCGGCATCGAGGAGATGACGCGGCGGCGCGGAACCCGGGTCCCGCGTCTCATCGGCGGCGGGCCGGGCCGGCTCACCGAAGCGATGGGCGTAACGCTCGCCCACAACCGCGCGGATCTGGTACGGGGGCCGTTGTATCTGACGCGGGGGTCGCGACCGCGCCGGATCGCGGCGACCCCGCGCATCGGGATCTCGGTGGCCACCGAGGCGCCGTGGCGCTTCGTGGATGCAGACTCTTCGTGCCTGTCGCGCCCGCTCGGCAGGAGCGGTTCCCCAGGGCGCCAAAATGCGCCCGGCAGATCGCGCGATCGCCGCGGCGCGGCAGGGGTGAAATCTCCGGGTCGTCAAAGTACGTGGCCGCGCGGAGGAGCGTAGCAGCGTTGGAAAGGCCATCCCTCGCGGTTCAGGTGCTCGGCGGTTTCCGTTTATCGTACTGCGGTGAGCCGGTAGCGGACTGGCACATGCCACGCCTCCAATCCCTTCTGGCGTAACTCATCCTCCATCGAGCAGAGGAAGAGGCGCGTGAGCGTTCACGGCAAACACCTTGAACAGCATATGGATGGCATGCTCAGGCGAATTGAATTCATGAGCGGGTTCGCATCCGGCGTGTTCGCCGTTCTGGGCGGGACATACGCCGTCGTTGGCCCGGCATATCGTTATGTCGTGAGCACCGTCGATAGTGGTGTGACGTGCGTGATTGGGAGCCTCACTCAACCCCGCAGCGGCGCAGCGGAGCGACCCTATGAATGATGCGGCTGCAGCCCCAAAAATGCCACCCGCTGAACTCTCCATCAGCAAATCCCAGGCGCGCCGTTTCGTGCTAACCTATCTTCGCCTGCTTCCGCCGCGACAATTGCCGGGGAAACAGGGCGTGCTCGACTATATCCGGCATGTGAACTGCATCCAATACGACCCTATCGACGTCGTAGGCCAGAACCCCCACCTTGTGCTGCAATCTCGAGTGCGTGGCTACAGGCCCGCCATGCTCGACGCTCTGCTCTATGAGGACCGCAAGTTGTTGGACGGTTTCGACAAACAGATGTCCATCTATCCGGTGGAAGACTGGCCGTATTTCGCCCACCATCGTGAGCACCTGCCGAAGGAGTACATGGAAAGCGAGCAGACCGCTGCCGCCGCCAAACTGGTGGACTGGGTGCGCGGCGAGATCGAGCGGCGCGGCCCGCTTTCGTCGCTGGACCTCATGGACGACACGCGCATCGACTGGTGGCTGGCCGACACCGTCCGGGCTGTGCGCATCACCATGGATATTCTTCTTTATAGCGGTGAAACGGTAGTGCATCATCGCGTCGGCACACGGCGTTATTTCGAACTAAGCCGGCGCGTGCTGCCGTCCAAGCTGCACGAAGCCCGCAATCCGCACGCGTCCCAGGAGGATTATTTGGAATGGCACGTGTTCCGCCGTGCAGGCGGCCCTGGTCTCATTCACCCGCAGGTCCGGGGCAAGTGGGGCGGAATCATCGGCTGGCGAGGCGGGCAGATCCGGGCCGCCCTGGCGCGCCTGGTGGAAAAAGGCCAATTGGTCGGCATAGGTATCGAGGGTGTACCGGGCGAGAAATTCTACGTGCGCCGCGGTGACGCGCCCGCGCTGCAGACCGCCGCGAAAGCCTCCCGGGGCAAACAGGGAGCTGCCTTGATAGCCCCGCTGGATAACCTGATGTGGGATCGTAATCTGGTCGAGAAAGTCTTTGATTTTTACTACAGCTGGGAAGTCTACGTACCGGCTGCGAAGCGCCAATATGGCTATTACGTCTTGCCGGTGCTGTATGGTGACCGCTTGGTTGCCCGCCTGGACCCCGGCTTCGACCGCGCCAGCAAAGTATTCATCATTAAGAACTGGTGGTGGGAAAACGGCGTAGACAAGAAGGACGAAGCCATGCTGGCGGCCCTGCGGGATTGCGTGAAGGATTTCGCGAAATATCTGGGGACGAGTAACGTGAAGCTCGGCGATGCGATCACGCGGGACCGGTATCTAAAGAAAATTATCCAAAATTAGTCGAGCAACGTATGCGTAAACGCGCTGAGCGGGATATGCACGTTACAGGACGGTGACTAACGTCACCCGTGAGCGGTTGCATTCAAGAGGAGGGGCTGACCTATGGCGGTGAGACGGTGGCGTTTTGCCTTCGGCGTGCTGCTCGCTTTGACGGCGTGTGTGGGGACCGCTTCTCCGCGCGGTCTTGCGGCGGCGACCATGACGGTGAACGTCGGCAACGCCACCGTCATGGGGCAGTCGCAGCAGATCCTCGTCGACGCGAAGGGAATGACGCTCTACTATCTCACCTCCGATACGGCGACGTCGACCGCGTGCACCGGAGGTTGCGCGTCGGTGTGGCCGCCGCTGCTCAGCAACGGCACGCCCACGGGTCCCTCCTCGCTGCCGGGGAAACTCGACGTCATGACCACGGCGAACGGCTCTCAAGTTGCCTATAACGGCCACCCGCTGTATCGGTATGCGCCCGACACGAAGCCGGGCGACGTGGGCGGCGACGGGAAGACGGGCCCGAAGAACGGCACCTGGCACGTGGCCACCCCGGCGACAAAGGCGATGTAGACTAAAGTGGAAATTCCGGCTAAAGTATCAGCCGCTTATATGCCCATGGCGAGCACGCCATCGGTGCCGGGCCGGACCCGCAGCCAGAGATCCGCCTTCTGGGCCAGGGTATG is drawn from bacterium and contains these coding sequences:
- a CDS encoding CvpA family protein; this translates as MPRTITLNWIDWVTLAIVLVSILRGVRYGALAGLVDLAGLVATYLAAAAVYPKGAEYLRQVPGLTRSWQGLVAFLVIWLVLYFPLGILIRWIFARAKFPGSGLLGGVLGVARGLVLTAALLLLALAAPFRHVVASDAHRSQVAPYLLTGSERVQTALLPALPVHVPRLGPGGADF
- a CDS encoding DNA-3-methyladenine glycosylase; protein product: MAGRRLQRAFFARPTLAVARDLLGCYLVHETPRGRLAGRLVEVEAYLGPRDPASHAYRRTPRSEVMWGAPGTAYVYFSYGNHACLNIVTAPEGTAGAVLLRAIEPVRGIEEMTRRRGTRVPRLIGGGPGRLTEAMGVTLAHNRADLVRGPLYLTRGSRPRRIAATPRIGISVATEAPWRFVDADSSCLSRPLGRSGSPGRQNAPGRSRDRRGAAGVKSPGRQSTWPRGGA
- a CDS encoding crosslink repair DNA glycosylase YcaQ family protein, producing MNDAAAAPKMPPAELSISKSQARRFVLTYLRLLPPRQLPGKQGVLDYIRHVNCIQYDPIDVVGQNPHLVLQSRVRGYRPAMLDALLYEDRKLLDGFDKQMSIYPVEDWPYFAHHREHLPKEYMESEQTAAAAKLVDWVRGEIERRGPLSSLDLMDDTRIDWWLADTVRAVRITMDILLYSGETVVHHRVGTRRYFELSRRVLPSKLHEARNPHASQEDYLEWHVFRRAGGPGLIHPQVRGKWGGIIGWRGGQIRAALARLVEKGQLVGIGIEGVPGEKFYVRRGDAPALQTAAKASRGKQGAALIAPLDNLMWDRNLVEKVFDFYYSWEVYVPAAKRQYGYYVLPVLYGDRLVARLDPGFDRASKVFIIKNWWWENGVDKKDEAMLAALRDCVKDFAKYLGTSNVKLGDAITRDRYLKKIIQN
- the polX gene encoding DNA polymerase/3'-5' exonuclease PolX; its protein translation is MIVRNVDLARLLSEIADFLELKQESSFRVTAYRRGARAIEGLGEDVAAIAGRGELRKIAGVGPGLAEKIDEYLRTGEIAYHRELQVELPAGLPELMTIPEIGPKTALLLYRELGVTDIDTLAQACRDGRLRTLPRLGARTEANILRGIERRRTQGTRHAMAAVRPLVDVVTAALGRIPGVEAVSEAGSLRRMRDTVADIDIVVATADAAAVTTALVALPQVAEVLAKGPTRVSILLGRTAVQCDVRIVEPGSYGAALQYFTGSKEHNVRLREMAVRRGLRINEYGVFDVATERRLAGATEEDVYGAVGLPWIPPEIRENQGEIEAARRGELPALVALGDIRGDLHMHTEWSDGRDSAGVMARAAAARGYAYCCITDHSQSLKFARGVTVDDLRAHAASVRGLSDTAGTRVLMGAEVDILGDGSLDYPDEVLAELDVVIGSVHSRFKMPRDEMTRRIVRALEHPHLDVLGHPTGRLVGERPPYDLDIEAVIEAARRTETALEINASPDRLDLPDVHVRLARDRGVFVAIGTDAHQKAHLGFMPYGVGVARRGWMDAAQVINAWPLATLLEFLGR